The following DNA comes from Flavisolibacter ginsenosidimutans.
CGAACCAACCGAACCAAAGCAGTCCCGTACCAATTAATATGTACGGAATGTTGGCAGGCTTGTGTGCAATGTTTTCTATGTGCGCCTTTCTGCGTTTTAAAACCAAGGCGCCCGCCAAAGCAGCACAACCGGCAGAAATGTGAACCACCGTGCCGCCGGCAAAATCAAGCGCACCCATTTTAGCCAAGAAGCCATCCGGATGCCAGCTCCAATGCGCAAGGGGTGCATAAACCAACAAGCTGAACAAAACAGTGAACAAAACATACGCAACGAAGCGCATACGTTCGGCGATGGCACCCACAACCAGACCCGGAGTAATGATGGCAAACATTAATTGAAAAGCAGCGAACAAAGATTTGGGAATGGTAGGCGCACCAACCCAAGGTTCACCCGAAGCAACGCCCTTAAAAAACAAATGTGTTTTGGGGCTTCCAATAAAACCAAGACCAGCAATCTTTACGCTTTCACCAAAGCAAAGACTGTAACCCACAACCACCCAAAGCACACCCACCACACCGGCAGCTACCACGCTCTTCATCATGGTTGAAAGGATGTTTTTGCGATGCACCATGCCACCGTAAAAGAAGGCCAATCCCGGCGTCATTAAAAAAACCAGCGCCGCCGCAACGATGATCCAGGCAATGTCGGCAGGTACATATTTACCCGCGTCAAAATTGGGCAACGTGGGCACGAAAAGCGATGCTACCGCAATGGCTACCAACACGACAAAGGGTGCTGCTGATTTTAGTGTGATTTTGTTCATTGCTTATTGTTTTAATTGACGAATAAATTTTTTAGAATTGGTAAACTGCTGCGAAGAGAACATTCGCCGACCATTTTACCGGCTTGGCGCTTGCGTCTGTAAAAAGTGTTTGGCTTGCTTTGTCCAGTCTGAATTCAGGAATGAATGTGAAATTGTCTGCACGAATGTTGGCCGAAAGCGTAGAAGCAAAGATGCTTCCGCCTTTCGGCTGCGAACCAAACATTTTTAATTGCTTGTCGTCGTTGAAGTATTCCTCACGCAGCGTTAATCCGAAAGTTTTGGATGGGTCGAAATTGACATACAAGGCTGACCCCCACCAGCTTTTGGCTTCGTCGTATTTGTCCTTGCCAAAGTAAAGTGTGGTGCGGTTCAGCGTACCGTTATAGCCCAGGCTAAACTTGCTGCTCAATTTGCTCGTCAGTACCAAGTCATATTGATGAGTCTTTGAAGAATCTATGTTCTGCCCTCCTACAAAGTTGATGTAGGCTTTAAATAAGTCGCTTGGCGCATAGCTATACTGGGCAAGAAAGGTTTTATGGTTTAGCACACCGTCCGGTACGTATTTATAATCAGTTGGATTGGCAATGCCCACCATAAAACCGCTTGTTCCGTAAGAAGCTTCAGCCTTTACACCGGTATGAAAGAACGGTCCGTTGGTAAACATATAGGACATGCTGTAATTGCGATTGGCGTATGCATCTACCAGTTCGTAACCCACATGAGTAGCCCAGCTTCCCGCAGTTAGTTTGAGCCAATTGTTAAGGGAATAACTTATATAAAGCTGCTTAACAGCCTGCAAAATGCCTGCGTCATTGTAAGAAAACTCCTGCGCCCTTTTGCCAAAGCCTAAATCAGCCACCAATTCTACCTTGGTTGATTTGTAGTCAAGCTTTACGCTAGCCATGCCCAATTCAAAAGTGTTATGGGAGTTGGTAAAAGAAGTCAGGTTATTAGCCTTAGACTTTCCGAAGTCGTATTTATAGTACAGGTCGGCGGAACCCGTAACGGATAAAGACGAGGCCGGTTTGGTAGAATCCTGCGCAAACGCGTTGTTAAGTAACGAGATGGCCATACCCGACAGAATTAGATTTCGTAACATTGCAATTGCATTTTGATGTTAATAAGAAAAGGTATTGCACGGCCGAAGCTTGTTCCAGAAGCTTTCGTCGCAAGCAATACCTTTTTAATTCGTTAGTGGTCGTTCAGGATAAAGAATTCTTCGTATTTCGATTAACTAACCCTTACTTGATCAAGTATTTCCTAAATCGTATTTGGACTATTCTTTCGTAAAAATATAGGATAAAAATAAAAAACTATCCTGTTCTGTTATATTTTTTGATTTTTTCTGTAATTAGTCAAATTTAATAGCCTTAATCAACTGAATAAGTCAAAAATTTTAAACTATTTTGAAAATTTATATACATAGTAATTAAACTAATATGAAAGTTTTAAACAGGGTTATCCGATTCGCATAGGAGCGGTTTATAGACTCATGAAAGAAAATTTGAATTATGAAGATTGCCCGTATTGACTAGTAGCAGAAGAGCCCAAGCCCTGATTTTAAAGATTAGTCAGGCTATGAAGAATGTCGCCCAATATATCGTCCCTGTTTTCCAATCCTACAGAAATCCGGATCAGCCCCGGCGTAATGCCGACCGTTTGTTGCTCTTCTTCGGTAAGTTTTGCGTGAGTTGTACTGGCCGGATGGGAGGCAATGCTACGCGTATCGCCAAGATTTGCTGTAAGAGAAAGGATTGTAAGATTGTTTAGAAACTTTCGCCCGGCTTCCACTCCTCCTTTCAGTTCAAAACAAACAAGGCCACCACCGTCGCTCATTTGCTTTTTGGCAATTTCGTGCTGCGGATGAGAAGGCAGAAACGGGTATTTCACCCAGTTTATTTGCGGATTTCCTTCAAGCGACCGGGCGATAAAATGGGCGCTGGAGGCGTGCCGTTGCATTCGAACTTCCAAGGTTTCAAGGCTTCTGCTCAAAAGCCAGGCATTGAACGGGGAGAGAGCCGGACCGGTACTGCGTGCAAACAGGTAAATCTCTCTAATCAGATCTTTTCTTCCAACAACCACGCCGCCGAGTACTCTCCCCTGTCCGTCGAGCCATTTTGTAGCCGAATGCACAACGAGGTCTGCCCCAAAGGCAACAGGCTGTTGGGTGACGGGAGTGGCAAAACAGTTGTCAACATTCAGAATGAGATTGTGTTTTTTAGCCAATGCCGAAATCGCTTCCAAATCAATAATATCAAGACCTGGATTGGTTGGCGTTTCCACGTAAATCATCCTGGTATTTGGCCGGATAAAGCTTTCCCAGGTTTCAGGCTTGTTGGCTTGAAAATAACTGTGTTCAATGCCGTATTTGGGGAGATATTTGGTAATAACCGTGTGCGTGCTGCCAAAAATAGCGCTGCATGAAAGCAAGTGATCGCCCTGTTTTAAAAGTGCCATGAACGAGGCAAAAACAGCGCTCATGCCCGATGCTGTTGCGTAACCTGCTTCAGCGCCTTCCAAAATGCACACCCTGTCAATAAACTCTTGCACGTTGGGATTACTGAAACGGCTATAAATATTGTCATCATTTTCATCGGCAAATGCAGCCCGCATTTCTTCGGCATTGTCAAAGCAAAAACTACTGGTTAAAAAAAGCGGCGACGAGTGTTCCATTTCGTTCGTACGGTCAACCTGTTTGCGTATGGCTTGGGTAATGCGGTGTTGAGACATGTAATTTGTTTTAGTAGAAATTGATGCGAAGTAAAATTCAAAAGTAAAAAGGAAACGTTGACAATGACCGAAACCTTTCTATCTCCTTCCACTTCAGGTCTTCTATCCATTGCTGATATTTTACAAAATTGAATTCACGCATGTTTCTATTTTCGCAGCCACAATTTTTAAATGAAACACTTCCACTACCAACGTGAATTTGAAACCGAGACTGGTGCTGTTCTCCCCAAATTAACCGTTGCATATCAAACATACGGGCACTTGAACGATGCGAAGAATAACGTGGTCTGGATCTGTCACGCACTAACAGCAAATGCAAACGTTGTTGAATGGTGGCCGGGTGTTGTGGGCGAGAATTGTGTCATTGATCCTTCCAAATATTTTATCGTATGTGCCAACATCCTTGGCTCCTGCTACGGCAGCACAGGGCCGTTAAGCATCAATCCAAAGACCGGCGAACCCTATTATCATCAATTTCCTATGATAACCATCCGTGACATGGTGAAAGCACACGGCTTGTTGCGGGATCATCTTCAAATCCAAAACATTTACCTGCTTATTGGCGGCAGCATGGGCGGTTACCAAGCGTTGGAATGGTGCCTGACTGAACCCGAACGGATCGAGAATATGTTTTTGATTGCCACGTCTGCAAGAGAAACCGCCTGGGGCATCGCCATTCACACCGCGCAGCGGTTAGCGATCGAAGCAGATTGTACCTGGAATAATTCCTCACCTGAAGCCGGCAGCAACGGATTGAAAACGGCCCGCGCCATCGGCATGTTAACCTATCGCAATTACAACACGTTCAAACTCACGCAAACCGATACAGATAACAACAAGACCGACCATTTCAAAGCCTCTTCCTATATTATTCACCAGGGAAATAAATTGGTGAAACGTTTCAACGCGTTTAGTTACTGGTTTCTGACCAAAGCACTTGATAGCCATAACCTCGCCAGAGGACGAAGCGATTCCCTGGAAGAAGTATTAAAAAACATTCGTCAAAAAACCTTGCTGATTGGCGTCCGCTCAGATTTGCTTTGTCCTCTGGCCGAGCTCGAGTTTCTTGCACAGCACCTGCCCGAGAACCGTTTTCACGTGATTGACTCCGTCTTTGGGCATGATGGATTTTTAACCGAATATGCCCAAATAGCAAGGCTTCTAAGCGATTGGCTACAATAGATGGGCGTCATATTTTACGCCAATTTTTTTTGAAGAAATCCTCTGCAATTACGAGCAAGGACTAATTTTTTCCTATTTTCAAATCCGTTGCTTGCTATTTGCTTTTACTAGACTATTCAAACAATCGTCATCTATGGCAAGCAACAGCGGATTATACTCTCCCCTTTTTGAGCACGATGCGTGCGGCATTGGTTTCGTAGCCAACATCAAAAGCTACAAATCGCACCAGATTGTTTCCGATGCACTGACCATCCTGGAGAACATGGAGCACCGCGGTGCTTGCGGTTGCGAAAACAATACCGGCGATGGCGCAGGTATTATGATTCAAATGCCGCACGAGTTCTTTTTTGACGAATGCGTGAAACTTGGCGTGCATCTTCCTTCGTTTAAAAAATACGGCGTGGGTGTGCTGTTCTTTCCAAAAGACATTCGCCTGAAAGAAGAATGCCGCAGTGTTTTTAACCGTTGCGCGGAGAAACTCGGCATAGAGGTTTTGGCTTACCGAAAAGTGCCGGTTAATCCCGACAACATCGGCAACAGTGCTTTATCCGTTGAACCTGAAATTGAACACGTATTTGTTGCCTGCCCCGATCACATCACTAATCCAGACGATTTTGAACGCAAACTTTTCCTCTTAAGAAATTATGCAAGCCACACAGTGGCTGATACGGTAAAGAAAGACAGCATTGGTTTTTACATCGCATCCATGTCGTACAAAACCGTTGTGTATAAAGGACAATTAACCAGCGGACAACTTCGCGGTTATTTTCCCGATTTAAGCAACAAACGTTTGGTGTCTGCCTTCGGCTTGGTGCATTCACGCTTCGCAACAAATACCTTCCCTTCGTGGAAGCTAGCGCAGCCTTTCCGTTACATTGCGCACAACGGCGAAATCAACACACTGCAAGGAAATTTAAACTGGCTGAAGACGAGCGAGAAGAATTTTACGTCGCCTTATTTTACCAAAGAAGAAATAGAATTACTTACACCCATCATCACCGCAGGACAATCCGATTCGGCTTGTTTGGATAACATGATTGAACTGCTCACGCTTTGCGGCCGTTCGCTGCCGCACGTGATGATGATGCTGATACCCGAAGCCTGGGACGACAACGATTTGATGGATCCCGTTAAGAAAGCTTTCTACGAGTTTCATGCTTCGTTCATGGAACCTTGGGATGGCCCTGCTTCGATTTCGTTTACCGACGGCAGAATCATCGGCGCGACGCTCGACCGCAACGGCCTTCGTCCTTCGCGCTATTGCGTAACAACGGATGACAGAGTCATCATGGCTTCAGAAACAGGCGCCTTGCCCGTTGACCCCAAACTGGTAAAAGAATACGGACGTTTGCAACCTGGCAAAATGTTCGTGGTTGATCTGGAAGAAGGCCGCATCATTTCCGACGAAGAATTGAAACAAACCATCTGTTCGCAGAAGCCTTACGGGGATTGGCTGAACAAATACAAAATTCGTTTGGAAGAACTGCCCAATCCAAGGGTTACGTTTACCGATTTGGAACACGAGCAGGTATTTAAATACCAAAAAGCTTTTGGCTATACAAAAGAAGACGTAGAGAACATCATTGCCCCAATGGCGCTTGACGGCAAAGAACCCATTGGTTCAATGGGATCGGATGTCCCGCTGGCTGTGTTGAGCGATCAACCGCAACATCTCTCCTACTACTTCAAACAACTTTTTGCACAGGTAACAAATCCGCCCATCGATCCCATTCGCGAACGCATGGTGATGTCGCTGGCAACTTTTGTTGGCAACAACGGAAACTTGTTGGTGGAAGAGCCACTTGCCTGTCACAGCGTGGCCTTGAAACATCCCGTTTTAAGCAACTACGAGTTGGAAAAAATCCGCAGCATTGATACGGGTATTTTTCATGCAAAAACTTTGCAAACTTACTTTAAAGCCGATGGCAAGCCGGGTTCAATGAAGCGTGGCCTGGAACGTCTTTGTCGCTACGCAACCGACGCCGTAGACGATGGCTTTGAGGTCTTGATTTTATCCGACCGTGCCATTGACTCCGAACATGCACCGATTCCTTCGTTATTGGCGACGGCTGCTGTCCATCATCATCTTATTCGCAAAGGCAAGCGTGGACAGGTCGGCATTGTGGTAGAAGCCGGCGACGTATGGGAAGTGCATCACTTCGCTTGTTTGATTGGCTTTGGTGCAACGGCCATCAATCCTTATCTCGCTTTATCAACGTTAAAAGATTTAAAGGTTACGCACCGTGAACTGCCCACGGAAGAAGGCCTGAAAAAGAACTACATCAAGGCAGTGAACGATGGCTTGCTAAAAGTATTTTCCAAAATGGGCATCTCGACCTTGCAATCATATCAAGGCGCCCAAATTTTTGAAATCATCGGCATCAACAAGGCCGTTGTTGACACGTATTTCACCGGTGCCATTTCCCGCATCGAAGGAATGGGTCTGGATGAAATTGCAAAAGAAGCGTTGGCCAAACACAGCTTTGCTTTCAGCAAGCAAAACCTGCCGTTTGAAAGCTTGCCGGTTGGCGGTGTTTATCAATGGAAGCGTCGCGGCGAAGCACACTTGTTTAATCCGCAAACGATTCATTTGTTGCAGTACGCAACAAAGATGAATGACTATGCTACGTTCAAGAAATACACAAAGCTGGTGAACGAGCAGGATGAAAAAGCTGTAACGCTGCGCAGCTTGCTGCAGTTCAAAAAGAATCGTCCTTCCATTTCCGTTGACGAAGTGGAAAGCGTTGAAAGCATTCTCAAACGTTTTGCGACGGGTGCCATGAGTTTTGGTTCCATTTCGCACGAAGCGCATTCCACGCTGGCAATTGCGATGAACCGCATCGGTGCAAAAAGCAATACCGGCGAAGGCGGCGAAGACGAAATGCGTTACGAAGCATTGCCCAACGGCGACAGCATGCGTTCAGCCATCAAGCAAGTTGCATCGGCACGTTTTGGTGTAACAAGCCATTATCTCACCATGGCCGACGAACTCCAAATCAAAATGGCCCAAGGCGCAAAGCCCGGTGAAGGCGGTCAATTGCCCGGTCATAAAGTGGACGAGTGGATTGGCAAGGTGCGACATTCAACGCCGGGTGTTGGTTTGATTTCACCACCGCCGCATCACGACATTTATTCCATTGAAGATTTAGCGCAATTAATATTTGATCTAAAGAATTCAAACCGTGCGGCACGCATCAGTGTAAAGCTGGTTTCGAAGGCCGGTGTGGGAACTATTGCAGCAGGCGTTGCAAAAGCAAAAGCGGATGTGATCCTGATTGCAGGACATGATGGCGGCACAGGCGCATCGCCGCAAAGTTCAATTCGTCACGCAGGATTGCCGTGGGAATTGGGCCTTGCCGAAACGCATCAAACACTTGTGAAGAATCGTTTGCGCAGCCGCGTGGTTGTGCAAACCGACGGACAATTAAGAACCGGTAGAGACATCGCCATTGCAACCTTGTTGGGCGCTGAAGAATGGGGCATTGCAACGGCGGCTTTGGTTGTAGAAGGTTGCATCATGATGCGCAAGTGTCACGAGAATACTTGTCCTGTGGGCATAGCCACGCAAAATCCTGAGTTGCGTGCACGCTTCACCGGCGATGCCGACCATGTGGTGAATTATTTCAAAATGGTTGTGCAAGATCTGCGTGAGATCATGGCTGATTTAGGATTCAGAACCGTTAATGAAATGGTTGGACAGGTTGACTGCCTCGCCGTAAAAGATGACATCAAACATTGGAAATACAGCAAGCTTGACCTCTCTCCTGTTTTGTACAAAGAACCTACTTCGTTGTATACCGGTTTGTACAAACAAGAAGAGCAAGACATGGAATTGCAAAAGGTTTTAGATTGGCAACTGCTCGAAGCGGCAAAGCCTGCACTGGAAGACGTGCAACCGGTTTATGCTTCCTTCCCTATCGTGAATACCGACCGTGCAGTAGGAACAATCTTATCGAACGAAATTTCAAAGAAATACGGTTCGGTGGGATTGCCCAACGACACCATTCATTTTAAGTTTTACGGCACGGCCGGACAAAGTTTTGCGGCCTTTAACACAAAAGGTGTAACGCTTGAACTGGAAGGCGATGCCAATGATTATTTCGGCAAAGGCTTGTCGGGTGCCAGGCTGGTTATTTATCCTTCTGCGCAAGCATGGTTTGTGCCGGAAGAAAACATCATCATCGGCAACGTGGCGTTTTATGGTGCAACTTCTGGCGAAGCTTACATCCGCGGTAAAGCCGGTGAACGTTTTTGCGTACGTAACTCCGGTGTTCACGCTGTAGTGGAAGGCGTTGGCGATCACGGTTGCGAATACATGACCGGTGGACGTGTAGTTGTCTTAGGTGATACCGGAAGAAACTTTGCAGCGGGCATGAGCGGCGGCATTGCCTACGTGTACGACGTAAAAGGAACCTTCGCGCAATTGTGCAATACCGAGATGGTGGACCTTGACCCGGTTGATAGCGGCAGCACAGAAGAATTGCGCAGCATGATTGAAGCGCATTACAACAACACCGGAAGCACCGTTGCGAAATTCATTCTTGATGATTTTGATGCGCAGTTGAAAAACTTCATCAAAGTATTTCCAAGAGATTACAAACGTGTGTTGCAGGCAAGAAATGTTGTGTCAGCCGTACAAGTAAACAAATAGGTTCTATTGATTCAAGGGCGATCTTTCAATTGCTTGTTTTTTCGATTGCTTGCTTTATAAATTGATTGTTCAACCGCGAAAGTCAATAACACAGTGTTCAATAGCGTGATGAACGATGAACGGAGTCTTTCGGCAGGCTCAAGATAAACTCTGCAAGTGTCGCTAAATAGTAGCAACACAGCCGACGAAACAAAAAGAACAAACTACAAACCATAAACGATTTTCATGGGTAAGGTTACAGGTTTCCTTGAGTTCACAAGAGAGCAACCAGCCAAGCGTCCGGTAGGCGAACGTGTGCATGACTACAAAGAATTTGTGGAGCGCTATGGTGATGAGGAATTGAATCATCAAGCCGCCCGTTGCATGGATTGTGGCGTACCGTTTTGCCACAACGGTTGTCCTCTCGGAAACATCATTCCCGAATTCAACGATGCGGTGTACCGGCAAGAGTGGGAAGAAGCGTACCAGATACTTTCTTCTACCAACAACTTCCCGGAATTCACCGGTCGGATTTGTCCGGCGCCCTGCGAAAGTGCCTGTGTACTCGGCATCAATCAACCGCCGGTGACCATTGAAGAAATTGAAAAGCACATCATTGAAATCGCTTTTGATAAAGGCTTTGTAAAACCGCACAAACCGGCCTACCGCACGGGGAAGAAAGTAGCCGTCGTTGGTTCCGGGCCAGCAGGTTTAGCAGCGGCTGCGCAACTCAATTATGCGGGACATTCCGTTACGGTTTTTGAACGCGACGCGAAACCCGGTGGTTTGTTGCGCTACGGCATTCCCGATTTCAAATTGGAGAAATGGGTTATCGAACGCCGCATTGCACTAATGGAAGAAGAAGGCGTTGTTTTTAAGTGCAACGCAAATGTTGGAAAAAATATTTCCATCAATGACGTTCTGCGTGAGTTCAATGTGATTGTGTTGGCAGGTGGTTCTACCATTCCGCGTAACCTGAACATTCCCGGTCGAGAATTGAAAGGCGTTCATTTTGCAATGGAGTTTTTAACGCAGCAGAATCGCAGAGTAAGCAACGAAACATTTACCGAAGAAGACATTTTTGCGACGAATAAAAACGTTGTGGTAATTGGCGGCGGAGACACGGGTAGTGATTGCGTGGGTACTTCAAATCGTCACGGCGCAAAAAGCATCACGCAATTTGAATTGTTGCCTCGTCCGCCGAAAGAAAGAACACAGCACATGCCCTGGCCAACATACCCGATGTTGGAGAAGTTTACTTCTTCGCACGAGGAAGGCGCACACCGTCATTGGGCTATCGCAACAAAAGAATTTTTAGGCGATGCAAATGGAAATCTTCGTGCCTTGAAAGTGGTAGATCTTGAATGGAAAACAACACCGGATGGAAGAACCGCTCAATTCATTGAAGTCGCCGGAAGCGAAAGAGAATTGCCTTGCGAATTGGCTTTACTTGCAATGGGCTTTTTGCATCCGCAACACGAAGGCTTACTTGATGAAATAAGCATTGAACGAGACGAAAGAGGTAATGTGAAAGCTTCGGAAACAAAATACCAAAGCAGCATCGCCAAAATTTTTGCGGCAGGTGATATGCGCCGCGGGCAATCGCTTGTGGTATGGGCCATCAGCGAAGGAAGAGAATGCGCAGTGAAAGTGGATGAGTTTTTAAAAGGCGCCACATCTCTCGAAGCCAAAGACCAGAGTTTGTTGGCAAGACAAGTTCAATACGTTTAAGGCGGCCCATCCCGACCTTCCCGGTGGGAAGGCCATCTGCGCACTGACCTTGCTTTTCAGAATCATTGCATTTTGTTTAGTTACTCTCAAAGCATAGCGCTTGTTGTCTATTTTAGAGGCTTCACACTCTTCCCACCGGGAGAGGCTTTAGCACCAACATACTGCTTCGGAAAAGGTTGACGGGATGGGCCATTACACCGAGTTTCTTCCCGCGTTGATAATGCCGAACGACGTTCGTATCACCAACTTCTCCAAAGTCTCTTTTTGTTCGGCTTTCAAATTTTGCCCGTTACGCAAACAGATCAATGCATACTGTTGAATGGTTGTAAGCGGCAGCACAATGCGTTCGCGCATTTGAATGGAGAGATTGTCAACGGGATAATTCTCCATTAATTCGCTGGCTCCCGTAAGCTTTTGCAAATACTTTTTTGTGCGTTCGTATTCTTCCACAATCAAGGTCCACAACTGCCCGAATTTTTCATCGTTCGCCAGGTAAGCCGTCAGCGGGAAATAACTTTTCTTCATCGCCATTTCGCAGTTGTCAACCAGCGTGCGGAAATAAGCAGAACGGTCGTAAATGTGTTTTATCTCCGCAAACTTTCCTTCCTTGTCTAACGTTTCCAGCGCCGTTCCCAAGCCGTAATAACCCGGCACGTTTTGCTTTATCTGGCTCCACGCTCCCACAAAAGGAATGGCCCGCAAATCGTTTAACGACAAACGCTTTGCACCGCCGCGCTTTGATGGCCGGCTGCTGATGTTCGTCTCGCTGTAATATTTGAGCGGACTGACTTCGGTGAGGTAATCCAAAAAATCGGGATGTTCTTTCAGGTTTTTGTAGGCTTCGTAACTCACGCTGGCCAGCTCCTGCAACGTCTCGGTTTGCGAAGGCTGAAGAAATTTATCGCTCTCGGAAAAAATATCGTTCACAATGCCTGCGTTTAGCAACTGCTCGATGTTGTATTGCGCCGCGCTGATGATGCCGAAGTTGGAGCTCACTGTTTGGCCCTGTATCGTCAACTGAATTTCGTCGGTGGAAATGTTGCGGCCCATGGAAGAATAAAATTTGTGCGTTTTGCCGCCGCCTCTTGCGGGCGGGCCGCCGCGGCCGTCGAAAAAAACAACGCTTACACCGTGGTCGCGGGAGATGCGGGTGAGTTCTGCCTTTGCCTGGTAAATGCTCCAGTTAGCCATCAGGTAACCGCCGTCTTTGGTACCGTCGGAGAAACCTACCATGATGACTTGCTTCATGCCACGGCGCTTCAGGTGTTCTGCGTAGAAGTGATTTGTGTAGAGAGAAGCCATTACACCGGCCGCATTGCGCAAATCATCCACGGTTTCAAATAGGGGAACGATGTCGATGTGAACGTCCTCTTTTTTCCAACCGCGCAACAAAAAGAGCGCATACACTTCCAGCACGTTTAAGGCCGTTTGACTGTGACTGATGATGTAGCGATGGCAGCCCTGCTCACCGTTGATTGTTTGTATTTCTTTGATGACGTCAATGGAAAGAAGCGTGTCTTTTGTAATGCCCTCAAATAAGGCCGGGTCCACGTTGGCCTGAAGATTTTCAATGAGGCCAATTTTTTCTTCTTCAGGCAGGCTTGCGTAATTTTTTAACGCATCTGTTTTTTCAGATACTTCGAGCATCACCGCATCGTGCACACTGCTGTCCTGCCGGATGTCAAGCGTGGCAAAGTGAACGCCGAACACCTGCACTTTGTTAATTAAACTTTCTACCTGCGAAAGAAAAAGGCCATTGTGTTCGTACACCAATATTTCACGAATCTTCAACAAGGGCTGAAGGATGTCCTGCTTTGTAAAATCTTTTCCCGCTGACTGTAAATAATTGTATTGATACAACAAACTTTCCAGTCCGGCAAGAATGGTGTCAACGCCTTTAAACGTCAGTCTTCGTTTCAACCGGCGCACTTCGTAATAATAACTGCGGATGATGGCTGCATGCAAAGCCTGCGCAACCTTGCGGGTAGTGTCCACCGTTACGTTTGGATTGCCGTCTCTGTCGCCGCCGGGCCAAAAACCCATTTTGATCACGGGATTCTTTTCAAAATCTATGTGCGGGAAAGCCGTCTTCACTTCTACCAACACACGGCCAATGGCGTAATAAAAAACGTTTTCCAAATACCAGATCAAACTCACGGCTTCATCGTAAGGCGTGGGCTTTTGTTTTTTGAACAGCGGTGTCTTACCCAACTGCTGTAAATACGTTTGAATGAGAACGGCATCGTTTTCTTTCAACGCCTTTGAAAGGTCGTGAATGATGCCCAAGACCGAACCCGGATAAAACTGTGTCGGGTGCGCCGTCAGCACGATGGAAACCGCAAAATTTTGCAGCTTCCTGGCCAAGGCTTCTTCTTTGTCTTCCTGCACAATTCTTGTTTGCAATTGCTTCAGCGTACCGGTACCGCCAAGGTCGTTTACGTCTTCAAAGGCCGCGTCTTCCACGGCATCAAACAATACCACCTGACGTTCGGCGTATTGCACAAAGCGAAAAAGAAAATCCATTTGTTCGTGCGGGTCTTTCGAGAAGGTGTATTTCTCAAAAAATGTTTCTACAATCTGCGAAGGGCTTAACCGCTTTTTATAACTCTCTTCGCAATGGTTCAAAAAAAGCGAAAGCAGAATGCCCGTTTTTTCGATGCGGTGAAACGGAAGCGAGGTAAACAAACTGTTGTACAACTGAAACTTTGTGCCGACGGTCATTTTAAAATTCTCAAGCCGGCGAAGAGCGAGTGGATCCATGCGAACAAATTTACTTCACGACAGAACGGAAATTGTAATTCGTGCATCATATTTCGTCTCGGATATAATATGACTTTGTCGTCGTGTGAAGGCGTGCAAC
Coding sequences within:
- the gltB gene encoding glutamate synthase large subunit translates to MASNSGLYSPLFEHDACGIGFVANIKSYKSHQIVSDALTILENMEHRGACGCENNTGDGAGIMIQMPHEFFFDECVKLGVHLPSFKKYGVGVLFFPKDIRLKEECRSVFNRCAEKLGIEVLAYRKVPVNPDNIGNSALSVEPEIEHVFVACPDHITNPDDFERKLFLLRNYASHTVADTVKKDSIGFYIASMSYKTVVYKGQLTSGQLRGYFPDLSNKRLVSAFGLVHSRFATNTFPSWKLAQPFRYIAHNGEINTLQGNLNWLKTSEKNFTSPYFTKEEIELLTPIITAGQSDSACLDNMIELLTLCGRSLPHVMMMLIPEAWDDNDLMDPVKKAFYEFHASFMEPWDGPASISFTDGRIIGATLDRNGLRPSRYCVTTDDRVIMASETGALPVDPKLVKEYGRLQPGKMFVVDLEEGRIISDEELKQTICSQKPYGDWLNKYKIRLEELPNPRVTFTDLEHEQVFKYQKAFGYTKEDVENIIAPMALDGKEPIGSMGSDVPLAVLSDQPQHLSYYFKQLFAQVTNPPIDPIRERMVMSLATFVGNNGNLLVEEPLACHSVALKHPVLSNYELEKIRSIDTGIFHAKTLQTYFKADGKPGSMKRGLERLCRYATDAVDDGFEVLILSDRAIDSEHAPIPSLLATAAVHHHLIRKGKRGQVGIVVEAGDVWEVHHFACLIGFGATAINPYLALSTLKDLKVTHRELPTEEGLKKNYIKAVNDGLLKVFSKMGISTLQSYQGAQIFEIIGINKAVVDTYFTGAISRIEGMGLDEIAKEALAKHSFAFSKQNLPFESLPVGGVYQWKRRGEAHLFNPQTIHLLQYATKMNDYATFKKYTKLVNEQDEKAVTLRSLLQFKKNRPSISVDEVESVESILKRFATGAMSFGSISHEAHSTLAIAMNRIGAKSNTGEGGEDEMRYEALPNGDSMRSAIKQVASARFGVTSHYLTMADELQIKMAQGAKPGEGGQLPGHKVDEWIGKVRHSTPGVGLISPPPHHDIYSIEDLAQLIFDLKNSNRAARISVKLVSKAGVGTIAAGVAKAKADVILIAGHDGGTGASPQSSIRHAGLPWELGLAETHQTLVKNRLRSRVVVQTDGQLRTGRDIAIATLLGAEEWGIATAALVVEGCIMMRKCHENTCPVGIATQNPELRARFTGDADHVVNYFKMVVQDLREIMADLGFRTVNEMVGQVDCLAVKDDIKHWKYSKLDLSPVLYKEPTSLYTGLYKQEEQDMELQKVLDWQLLEAAKPALEDVQPVYASFPIVNTDRAVGTILSNEISKKYGSVGLPNDTIHFKFYGTAGQSFAAFNTKGVTLELEGDANDYFGKGLSGARLVIYPSAQAWFVPEENIIIGNVAFYGATSGEAYIRGKAGERFCVRNSGVHAVVEGVGDHGCEYMTGGRVVVLGDTGRNFAAGMSGGIAYVYDVKGTFAQLCNTEMVDLDPVDSGSTEELRSMIEAHYNNTGSTVAKFILDDFDAQLKNFIKVFPRDYKRVLQARNVVSAVQVNK
- a CDS encoding glutamate synthase subunit beta — encoded protein: MGKVTGFLEFTREQPAKRPVGERVHDYKEFVERYGDEELNHQAARCMDCGVPFCHNGCPLGNIIPEFNDAVYRQEWEEAYQILSSTNNFPEFTGRICPAPCESACVLGINQPPVTIEEIEKHIIEIAFDKGFVKPHKPAYRTGKKVAVVGSGPAGLAAAAQLNYAGHSVTVFERDAKPGGLLRYGIPDFKLEKWVIERRIALMEEEGVVFKCNANVGKNISINDVLREFNVIVLAGGSTIPRNLNIPGRELKGVHFAMEFLTQQNRRVSNETFTEEDIFATNKNVVVIGGGDTGSDCVGTSNRHGAKSITQFELLPRPPKERTQHMPWPTYPMLEKFTSSHEEGAHRHWAIATKEFLGDANGNLRALKVVDLEWKTTPDGRTAQFIEVAGSERELPCELALLAMGFLHPQHEGLLDEISIERDERGNVKASETKYQSSIAKIFAAGDMRRGQSLVVWAISEGRECAVKVDEFLKGATSLEAKDQSLLARQVQYV